The following nucleotide sequence is from Fusarium graminearum PH-1 chromosome 1, whole genome shotgun sequence.
AAGCAAGAGCAACAAGACAAGTTGAACGCCGAGGTGGAGAAGCTAGAAGACCGGCACAGAGAGCTATCTGCTTCCTGCAACGAGCTGAGGGAAACCGCTTATCAActgaagctgcagctgctgagaCACGGCGACTGCGACTGCGCCCTCATTCAGCGATATATCACAAGTGAAGCGGTCAATTCTGTCGAAAATCTGATTTTGAAGCATTCTCCCTCTAGCAGTCCCAACTGCATCACCATCGGGAGCACCGCTATCAGTGCCAGTAGCCCGACACGAGGACTGGGCGGAAATAACGAATGGGATAGATAAACCACCTGGCATGATTCCATGAAAAAGTAACCTTGTGGCTGTTTTAGTGGCAGACGCTAGTCATGAGTCTCTTATCATGGTATTGTCTGGGACCAGGGATGCAGGATGGAACACCTCTTTTTACCGTCATAGGGCATTAGCCAAACTTTGAATACATCTATATGGTGATGAAACACAAACGCAAACAGCAACTTACCTGTGGTGATATCAGGTGATATCAGTTGATgtggcttggcttcatcTCACCACTAATTGCCATTATCGTTCCCAATGCCATACCCCGATATTAAGTCTTTAGCTTTTGTCGGGCACCCGGATGTAACTGCTGCGGGGTCACGACCCTCCCTCGGTTATACTCATGGACGACACGAGGAGAGTCGAGACCATCCAACGCGTACGGAACGTCGGAAAATATTGGGGAATAAGGCAAACGGATGTGCCATATCACAAGATTTCCGTATCATGTACCAACGCCACTAACTCCGTGCCGTTTTATATAACTCTTTGTGCTTGATGAATTGGGCTTGTCTTTCCCATTCAAGTTATCGTCATCATTGGATACAAAGATTATCATGAGCACCGCTGCTATTATTCCAGACTTTCATGGTTTCGAATGGGACGTAACGCCTTTTTTGCCCGAGGTAAGTAGCGGTCGGTATGCGACAGATTTAGGACGGACGACGTGACCCCTTCCTTGTGTTTGTCGCATTTAGGTTACCTCCAATCATTGCACAATCTCATCTGCCCATGTGCCCGGGACAGCGGCGCTCCCACAACACCTTGTCATACCCTCATGGCGGTCGAGACTGACAATTCGCAGTCGACGTTCGATAATATCCTGAGTCAATTCGAGCAGGGTAAGATACCCGGGGCCTTGTGGAAAGCTGAGAATGACCCTCAACAGACACTGTCTTCCTCGATTCCTTGTGTCAGAGACCTGGCTGTCATATTGGACAAAACTCACCCATCCCAAAGCTACCCCTCACAAACCTCCCACCAAAcccctcttctcttgagCTGCacaaaaaggaaaaagggTCCTCTTGTATCACCAATAACTGTATTGGGAATGATGACCTACGTATGCAAATCGGAGAGGGCATGCCGTCGAAGCATTCCATCCAACACCTCGATTTATCCTGGGCCGATATGAGCCAGGTAAAAGCCCTGCCGCCAGCACTGACTGCGGGGCTTTTGGAGCGACGCAACTCAACAATGAGCACTGAAGGAAGCATCTTGGGCCTGGAGAAATCTGCCACGCAAGTAAAGATGCGCTCGGCATCACGCAGGCCAAAGAAGGTCAGCAAGAAACCCGCACTACCTGGGCACGTTGTACAAGCTAGGGAGTGCCATAacaatgttgagaagcagTACCGCACCCGCTTGAAGCAGAAGTTTGAGCGACTGTTGGCTGTGCTCCAAGCTTCAAAGACGAAGGACGAGTCCGGAGGCGAAGGAGACGCGGAAGCACCGGGCCATGGTTACAGTCGAGGGGAGGTGTTGGATTTCGCGAGGCAGCGCATCCTCaccctcgaggaggagaacagATATCTTTCTGATCAGGTACAGAATCTGAAAGGGGGTTTTACGATTGTATAATGACACAAAAGAAACTTCATGTCGGCAACGACTCTTCACACATAGGTAGTGCCATGAGATGTTTGTGGATGTGAGCGTGGCAAACCACTCACTTAATATATGtatttgctttgctttgctttgctttgcgTGAGACATCTCGAGGCCCGTGCGTTGTGTTCCACCTGCGAACCAAATGCCCCGTGGCGTGAAGATTATCCTGGTTGCTACATGTCTTAGAGGCTTAGGCGCTTGATAACAACGCTAGGGTTATCCCGCGGGCTCAATCTGGAGTCCATGGCGTGGGAAAGCCTGCGTATGCTAACCTTGAGACCGAGAGATACTAAACTCGACTGAAACCGGCACATTTCTATTCAGTTCTCTAACACATCCGGCAGATGGTAAACGACTTGTAACTAGTCCACAGAACACTGGACTCGTCCTGGTAGCATATCTAAACATCTTCTATCTGCCCATCATATACATGGACGGGCTGTGGCCTTTCCAATCTACAAGCGTCTGTAACAAAGTTATGAATACATATAGGGCACGTATCATGTTCCGCAAGGTACCATGCTGTGATACAATCAGAGTGAAAGGTATGCTCACAGTCCAGTTGGCGAAGCACGTCCGTGTCGTTGACCTCACACAAACAGATTGCACTATACCCAGAGAGGATGGTTAGTGAGCGGCGCCAAATGGCGATGTGGCCAGAAACATACCATGTCATGTTCGAGTCTGGCATAGCCCACGAGGCGTGAGCATGGCTCATGATGTTTGACCTCATGGCTTTGCTGGTTCTTGGAGGAGCAAGGGAGTCGAGGTGCGGCAAGTCCCGAGACTGTGAAGCGCTTGATGACACTGTGGTAGGCGATGATTCCCCCGAGGATACAGAAGAGATTGGCCTCGCCCATCGATACACTCTTTGAGACCATTAATCTTTGAGACTCCTCTGCAGACGAAAGGAGGCGCGACGTACTTGGGGATTCCTACCAAGAACATGATTGTCAAAGCCATAAGCGGGAATAAGATAGCAGCCAACCATGCCAGCATCGTATTGCTTGGGGCTGCATCCTCTAGGCTACTCACATCGGCGGTGATGTGGCTAGACATGACTGCTACAGCATGAAATAGAAAGATGTTCCGGCGCCGGGTGGAACGGCAGGAATGGCCTGTTTGATATCTCCTTTGAGCCTTGAATTATTCATCACAGACGCGATCTAGACCTGCCGAGGCTAAGTACCATGATACGATATGATATGACACCGCCGCCGTCACAGGTAGTCATTATCTAGTGTTTGTGGCGTGAGCATCATATCACGAATGTAGCGCGTAGCTTAACGTGACATTTAGCCCCCTTCAACCAATCACAGATCGCGGACATTCGTTCGACGGGCATATCATACACTAAACTTACTGAATCTCCAGCTCCACGAGGGAAGTAACTGCACACCAATTTGTTCTTGTGACTGACATGTGATGCCTATGCATATGATGGGACGGAGCAGCCTTTTCAAAAGAAGAATCATGCGAGCATGGTTTAGTTGCCAAATCACAAGACACTAGAGGGTTGCAGTGGCTCTTCAGCGTGTAGCGCCTCTATGGAAACACGAATAAGAAGCAGGTGAGACGATATACACCATCTGGTTACTATCGCGATATGTTTTGCTCGAAGTCGAGATGCAGATCGGTCAGTTGGAGTATATTTTCAGAGAGACCCTACCGTCAGTACTAGATAGTGCCCTTGATGCAAACAATAATCTACTCATTCAGAAATTACATAAGAATCTGAACAGAATTTCATCAATAATATGaatgttcttcatcatgcAGAACAGTTCTGACCTCCTCTACCATATCATTTTGACCGTCATCGACTTTCATCTCGAGCCGTCGGGATCCAAACGAGCAATCTACATTCTTGGCACTCGCGCGACCATCGAAGCCGCCAAAGACTCGGCCTTTAGGGTTTTGCATACGCTGAGATACAAGCCCGATGACTTTACCGAATACACCGTCCATTCAAGTCACACCGGAACCTGGGCTCACGGTGACGGCGTTCTCATCTACGCTAAAGCACCCGCAGGCCAGGTATTCCTTGTCTCTATCCAGGCAACGCCTAACACCGAAGAGTTGCAAGCCGATCACGAGGGTGCTATCTTAGTACCCCACGGAATATCTTCGCTGCACTACGTGACACAGACGGTCATCGACTATGATAAAGATCGGACCGGTTGCGCGCAGGAGATGCAGATAGAGGGGACGTTTGTTCATCGCGCTGATGCCAGAAAAGCAGCGCGGAAGCTACTCGATCCTCTGGACTATATAGAGTATGACACGCcggagaagatgaaggggGAGTGGCCATATGGAGAACATGTGCTTGTGCATGCGGTCGCGGAGAATGGAGAGAATACCACTGTTGAGATCAAGACTGTTGTTAATACGCACCACAAACATGGAAAGGATATTTAAGGATGCATTAGTGGGAGGAGGTTTGAGTAGCGACTTGGTGAGGTAATTTTCCTTTGCCTGGGTGTTATGAACTCTGATTGAGAAATTGTATGAATATGATGGTGCTGGCTATTTGGGGTTTGTGTTTCTGGATTAGCATATTTGTCATTATCTGTCTTGGTCTACCAAATTGAACAATTTCTGCTTCTCTCTGTTCATGATCTGATAAAATTAGTATTAATGCCCCGGTATTTCCATAAGAATATACAATTTACTGTCTGCCACAAGCAAGTAGCAACATGAGCCTACTATGACTTGGGGAGCAAGCCATACATGCAGGCATTCTCGGTTTGTATAATACAACATAGCTCAAGGCGCGTTTACTTTTAGAAAAAGTATGGATAAGCATAAATTAAAGAAAGAAGCTATCTACAAAGAGCTGCTAGTAGGCCTCGCTAGCAAGCATAAGGATTGACACTAAGAAAGATGCGTCCACCAGCGCATTCGTATACCGCACTGTGATCAACTTCCGGCTTCAAATATCGGAAAGACCAATGACGGAAATCTACTACAAAGGAACCATCCCGGGCTAATACAAGACAGAGCTAGCCTAGAAGTGGAAGCCAGGGGGCACGCAGTACGGCGAACCATTCTGCTTGTTGAACAGGCAAGCCGTCTTTGGAGGACAAGCACCGGCGAACTTAAATGAAAGGCGCATGCCCGTTAGTTTTCTCTCCCTTGTTAGCGCGCCGCTAAAAGACGGAGATGCTTACCACCCAGGTGCGGTCGACGTTGCAGACCTGCCAGCCCTTGAGGTCGGCCATACACGAGTAGGTTCCAGGCGTGCAGCCCTTGGGGGCAGGGGTAGCTGCTACAAAGGCAGCCATGGTGACAAGAGGGATAAGCTTCATGATGAGAGTTGTAGTTGGTGCATAACGAGTGCTATGATTCTTATGATGTTGAGTGaacgttgttgatgatgagggtcAAGATGGCGTGGGATTAGATGTTTTATATTCGGATGAACTGCCTCTCGTATTATTATACGGTGATGAAAACTGCACAGCCTCTATGACCACTTTCTTATGACACTGATATTAGAACTTGACAACACCTACCGTGCATGATACCCATCACGAGGTGGACTTTGAAAGTGAAGTGATTCCGTTATGTACCAAAATAGCAACATGCTGAAAATGTTGAATGAAGCTAATGGAGCCGTCAGATCAGTGACCTCGGATGGAATAGCAACCGAACATAGCCGCTATCAAATGACTCTTACAGTACGATTTATAACCTCCATCAGAACATGAGCGACAGGCTATGATCTGATGTGATGATACTCTCTTGTGAGCAATTTTCTAGTCATTGTCACATCAGGTCTCTTGTTGTGGCGTGACACTTCAATGCTACTCTGACAGTCAGCAATATCGAACATCAGTACATAATCAGAACACCAGAAACTCTAATTACTCCACAATCCTCAACTGATCTTGGAGGTCTTATAAATCGCGGCTCACAGTCAATGCGCAGCGGGCGGGGTCAGCAATCTTTCCAGCAATCCGGATAAAGCGCAATGGGCTCAGCATCTCGAGTGGCGATCGTAGGCGTCGGCGAAGTCGGTGGTGCCGTCGCTTACAACCTCACGTTGAATTCCATGGCGAGTGAGTTGCTCCTCGTCGACCTCGATCCCAGTGCCAGAAACGCCCAGATCGAAGACCTCAGCGATGTCACTTACAGCACTAACAGCAGTACGCGAGTCCGTTCAGCCACGTACCATGAGGCTGCTCAGTGCGATCTCGTGGTCATAACCGCTGCATCAAAACACATGCTTGGTACGTGTCCATTCATTCCAGTAAGATGTAGGCTTATTGTTCCCTCAAAGGTCAGACGACCATTGACTATACGTCGCGGAATACCTCAATGTTACGTGGGGTGATGGAGGCGATGAAGCCCTTCCGAGCTGACACCGTCTTGCTCATTGTCGCAGACCCAGTTGACCTACTGACATCTCTCGCCAAACAGATGTCGGGACTTCCTGAATCTCAGGTATTTGGCACTGGTACCGCTCTCGATACTTACAGACTTCGAGGCATGATTGCCTCTCGTGCTCTGGTGAGTGGGCGCTGCGAAATCTGAACTACACAATTTCTAATACACGGCCATCATAGGTGTCCCCATACACTGTAGATGCATTCGTCGTGGGTCGtcatggagaagaacaagtaGTCGTCTGGTCCTCAGCAACTATTGGCGCGGTCCCCATCCAGGATGTGAAAATGCTGGATTCTATCGATCGCAGTAGGATCGAACTCATCTGCAAGCATCGATCGAATCAAATCATTCTGGGCAAAGGATCTGCACCATTCGGAATAGCTTCAGTCGTTGCTAACTTGTGCTGTTCTGTTATCCTCGACAAGCATGAAATGTACCCAGTCAGTTACTTCCAAGAGGAACATGGTTGCTGTCTCAGCTTGCCAGCCGTCATCGGGAGGAAAGGAATCCTAAATTCAGTTCCACTGGCGACGAACGAAAATGAGAGCGCTGCGGTAAAGTTGTCAGGGAAGCTATTGAAAGCCAGTGTTGAGTCAATTCAGAGAGACTGGTGGTGATCATTGTTGGCGTTTGTAAGTTTATAGTCAATAGTCTCCATGATTCTTATTAGTTTTCTCATATCGCGGTCTAAGTAAGTACCCTTGTGAGGAATTGCTAGCAACCTGTGACCAAGCATAGTTCGTTTGTACACTTTTACGTTCTTTGATACTGATAACTCTTGCTATTGATATCTTTGCAAAGGCACATGCAAAGTAAGACCGCCAGTAGTTTTCAGTCGTATCTGATGTAGTAAGGTCGAATCAAAGGCCTATGAATAAGATGCAATTTCAGAATCACTAACAATATCCTAATACATAATTACAAGCCCTTCTCACAAGCCACTATATGTTTCATAACCTGGACAAAACTATCCGGGCTGACAGAGATCGAATCAATTCCCGCATTCACCAAGAACTCGGCAAACTCAGGATGATTGCTTGGTGCCTCACCACAAAGACCAATCTTACAGCCCTCTCGGCGAGCAACTGTAATGGCTCTGGCAATCATCCACTTGACAGCCTCATCCTGTTCGTCGAACAAACTTGCCAACTCCCCAGAGTCACGGTCCACACCGAGGGTGAGCTGAGCCAGGTCGTTGGACCCAATGGAGAAGCCGTCAAAGTGCTGGGTAAAACTCGAGGCCAGGATCACATTGGAGGGGATTTCGCACATAACATAAACCATGAGGCCTTTCTCCCCTCGCTTTAGACCATTCTGTTCCATCACGTCCAGCACCTTCCGTGCTTCTTTGACTGTTCGACAGAAGGGAATCATGACGATGGCATTGGTGAGTCCCATTTTTTCCCGAACCTTTTTAACAGCACGGCATTCCAAGGCAAAGCCCTCCTTATAACGAGGTGAGTAGTAACGCGAGGCCCCGCGAAATCCAATCATGGGGTTCTCCTCCTTAAGCTCAAACTCAGCACCGCCTATCAGTCGAGCATACTCATTCGTCTTGAAATCGCTCATCCTGATAATGGCTGGTTTGGGGTAGACAGCAGAACAAAGTGTTGCAAGGCCAGAGGCCAACTTATCTACAAAGTAATCAGGCTTATAAGCATAGCCTGCAGTGAGATCAGCGATCTCTttcttggctgcttcatCCTCAAGGTGATCAAAGTGGATAAGAGCCATGGGATGGACCCGAATAGAATTGCTGACCACAAATTCCATACGGGCAAGTCCAATGCCATCAACTGGCAGCCTCCACCAGCGGTACGCGGCTGAGGGATTGGCAAGATTGAGCATGATCTTTGTCCGGACGGAAGGGAAATCGGATATTTGGACCGTCTTGGTAGTGATGTCCGAGATTCCATCGTAGACAAGACCGGAATCGCTTTCTGCACAGGACACGGTGACGTCTTGGCCAGTGTGCAGAACATAGGTTGCGTTTCCAGTACCAACAACCGCTGGAACACCCAGTTCCCGACTCACAATCGCGGCGTGGGAGGTTCTACCACCGTAGTCGGTGACGATAGCAGCAGCTCGCTTCATCACAGGCACCCAATCTGGGTCCGTAGACTCAGTCACCAGGATTGACCCGTCGATAAACTTGTCCATGTCCGAAACCGAGGTGAGAAGGCAGATACGtccagcaacagccttgTCACCAATAGACAGACCGGTGGTTAAAGTGTGGCCGTGTTCACCAACCTTGTAGGTCTTGAAGGCAGCCGTGTCTCGACGAGACTGCACAGTCTCAGGCCTGGCCTGCACGATGTAGAGTTTGCCAGAAGAGCCATCTCTGGCCCACTCCATATCCATTGGGCAGCTATAGTGCTCCTCGATACGACACGCCCATCGTGCCAACTGGAGaatctcgtcatcttcgAGAACATAGGAAGCTCGCTCAGCCCTAGATGTAGGGACATTGCGAGTTGGCACGCACTTATCCCCGTACAccatcttgatggccttgtcgccgagcttcttgctcaAGATCGGCGATAACTTCTCATTGGACAAGAGAGGTTTGAAAATCTGGTACTCATCTGGGTTGACAGTACCTTGAACGACGTTCTCGCCAAGACCCCATgcagcattgatgagaacgatcttgtcaaagccaCTCTCTGTGTCGATCGAGAACATGACACCTGCGCCGCCGATGTCAGAGCGAACCATCTGCTGGATGCCAATGGAGAGAGCCACATTTTCATGAttgaacttcttgatatGGCGATAGCTGATGGCTCGGTCTGTGAAGAGTGAAGCATAGCATCGTCTGCAGGCATCAAGCAGCGCCTCGCTTCCCTGGATATTTAGGTAGGTCTCCTGCTGTCCAGCGAAGCTCGCATCCGGAAGGTCTTCGGCCGTCGCGCTTGATCGCACTGCGACGctcacatcatcaa
It contains:
- a CDS encoding phosphoenolpyruvate synthase, coding for MSDDWTADPLVLDFEHLARSDVGLVGGKNSSLGEMIRALGPEGIPVPPGFATSSYAYWHYVDANNIRGKIDELVDQWQSGHQTLAETGHAIRTLFLRGTWPADTTEAILSGYRDLCDKVGVDDVSVAVRSSATAEDLPDASFAGQQETYLNIQGSEALLDACRRCYASLFTDRAISYRHIKKFNHENVALSIGIQQMVRSDIGGAGVMFSIDTESGFDKIVLINAAWGLGENVVQGTVNPDEYQIFKPLLSNEKLSPILSKKLGDKAIKMVYGDKCVPTRNVPTSRAERASYVLEDDEILQLARWACRIEEHYSCPMDMEWARDGSSGKLYIVQARPETVQSRRDTAAFKTYKVGEHGHTLTTGLSIGDKAVAGRICLLTSVSDMDKFIDGSILVTESTDPDWVPVMKRAAAIVTDYGGRTSHAAIVSRELGVPAVVGTGNATYVLHTGQDVTVSCAESDSGLVYDGISDITTKTVQISDFPSVRTKIMLNLANPSAAYRWWRLPVDGIGLARMEFVVSNSIRVHPMALIHFDHLEDEAAKKEIADLTAGYAYKPDYFVDKLASGLATLCSAVYPKPAIIRMSDFKTNEYARLIGGAEFELKEENPMIGFRGASRYYSPRYKEGFALECRAVKKVREKMGLTNAIVMIPFCRTVKEARKVLDVMEQNGLKRGEKGLMVYVMCEIPSNVILASSFTQHFDGFSIGSNDLAQLTLGVDRDSGELASLFDEQDEAVKWMIARAITVARREGCKIGLCGEAPSNHPEFAEFLVNAGIDSISVSPDSFVQVMKHIVACEKGL